Genomic segment of Zingiber officinale cultivar Zhangliang chromosome 11B, Zo_v1.1, whole genome shotgun sequence:
CTTCTCCACGAAGGTCTTAATCTGGCCGTGCCGGTGCTCCCCATCGTACGTCACGATGAGCATCGCCGGGTCGTCGGGCGCCCGCTCAACGTGCTTCCGAGCAGGGCAGCCCTTAACGCTACTGCACTTGTAGTAGCCCCTGCGAGAACAAGGAAAAAGACGGTTCAGATCGAGCCACGAAGCGAAGGGGCAGAAATCGGACGTTCTAGATCCACTACTGACCTAGGGTAAGGCGACCCCTTGATGGGCTTCTGCCCGTACTTGCGCCACGAGTACTCGTCCGCCGGGATGTCCGCGTTCCTCGAGCTTATCGCCGGGAGGCGCACGGTAGTTTTGTCACGGTTCTTCTTGCTAAGATGTACCCAAAGGAGAGAGTTTAGCGAGGAGTGGATGTTGGCTGGCTAACGTGCGCGGAAAGGGAAGAACAGAGGACGACAGGAGGCGTACCTTTTCTTCGTGCAGTGGCAGCGCCCGGCGGAGGCGGCCGCCTTGAAGTCGCTGGCGGAGTGggaatggtcggccccttgctttcGCTTGTTGCAGGACGCGAGCGGCGGCTTCCCAGCTGAAGGAACGACCGCTGCTCCGGCGGCTGCGGGGACGAGAACAGAGTGTCCCGGGCGCAACTTGCCGGTCACGCTGCCGTCGCCGCCGGTGAGAGACGACAGGAAAGATGAGCTAGATACAGACATCGTGGCCGACAGGTTGAAGTTCTCAGTGGGCTTCGTAAAGTCCAGGGTCACGGTTTGATGCGACGTCGCCACCGTCGGAGGAGGAACATCGGGCGTTAATTTTTGGGATACCGACGGTTCCGCCGCCGGCGGGGCTGCGGCGGGGAGAGGGCCGCGACGAAAGCGGGCGTGGCCGGTCCGATTCAGGACGGA
This window contains:
- the LOC122033585 gene encoding probable WRKY transcription factor 11 — its product is MAVDTMGYGKRDEQAAVLEAAAVGLRSLERLVFQLSHQQSSPDCLEIADQTVSRFKQVISVLNRTGHARFRRGPLPAAAPPAAEPSVSQKLTPDVPPPTVATSHQTVTLDFTKPTENFNLSATMSVSSSSFLSSLTGGDGSVTGKLRPGHSVLVPAAAGAAVVPSAGKPPLASCNKRKQGADHSHSASDFKAAASAGRCHCTKKSKKNRDKTTVRLPAISSRNADIPADEYSWRKYGQKPIKGSPYPRGYYKCSSVKGCPARKHVERAPDDPAMLIVTYDGEHRHGQIKTFVEKPSG